Proteins found in one Rhodovulum sp. MB263 genomic segment:
- a CDS encoding LysE/ArgO family amino acid transporter codes for MTLLAPALTGFATSLSLILAIGAQNAFVLRQGLLQSHVFVLCLFCALSDALLISAGVAGFGAITGALPWLPGALTLGGAAFLIVYGLLRARAALKGGHRLEASGRSGAVWTVLGTAAALTWLNPHVYLDTLGLIGAISTEFGPGGPRLAFGLGAVAASFCFFFALGYGARLLAPAMARPLAWRLLDGLIAVVMWAIAARLLLGS; via the coding sequence ATGACCTTGCTGGCCCCGGCGCTGACCGGTTTCGCGACCTCGCTGTCTCTCATTCTGGCGATCGGCGCGCAGAACGCCTTCGTCCTGCGTCAGGGGTTGCTGCAATCGCATGTCTTCGTGCTGTGCCTGTTCTGCGCGCTGTCGGATGCGCTTCTGATCTCGGCCGGCGTCGCCGGCTTCGGGGCCATCACCGGCGCCCTGCCCTGGCTGCCCGGGGCGCTGACGCTGGGCGGCGCGGCCTTCCTGATCGTCTATGGCTTGCTTCGCGCCCGCGCGGCGCTGAAAGGCGGACACCGGCTCGAGGCCAGCGGCCGCTCGGGCGCGGTCTGGACGGTGCTCGGGACAGCGGCGGCCCTGACCTGGCTCAACCCGCATGTCTATCTCGACACGCTGGGCCTGATCGGCGCGATCTCGACCGAGTTCGGCCCCGGCGGGCCGCGGCTTGCCTTCGGCCTCGGGGCCGTCGCCGCCTCGTTCTGCTTCTTCTTCGCGCTCGGCTATGGTGCGCGGCTTCTGGCTCCCGCCATGGCGCGCCCCCTCGCCTGGCGGCTGCTCGACGGGCTGATCGCGGTGGTGATGTGGGCCATCGCCGCGCGGCTGCTGCTGGGAAGCTGA
- the tsf gene encoding translation elongation factor Ts, translated as MAITAALVKELRDKTGAGMMDAKKALTENDGNMDAAIDWLRTKGLAKAAKKSGRTAAEGLVAVVVEGGKGVAVEVNSETDFVAKNAEFQAMVSDIAKAALGVDDLEALKAADLGGKSVADTLTDKIATVGENMTLRRMARIEGEQVVAYVHNAATEGMGKIGVLVAMSGGDEAFGRQVAMHVAAVNPAALSEADMDPAVLEKELAVQTAKALDENATAAKPKPEAVITNNIIPGRMKKFISESTLMGQAFVVNPDLTVEAAAQAAGATITGFVRLEVGEGIEKAEEDFAAEVAKVVQG; from the coding sequence ATGGCGATCACCGCTGCACTGGTGAAGGAACTGCGCGACAAGACCGGCGCGGGCATGATGGATGCCAAGAAGGCACTGACCGAGAATGACGGCAACATGGATGCCGCCATCGACTGGCTGCGTACCAAGGGGCTGGCCAAGGCCGCCAAGAAATCCGGCCGCACCGCCGCCGAGGGCCTCGTAGCCGTCGTCGTCGAGGGCGGCAAGGGGGTCGCGGTCGAGGTCAACTCGGAAACCGACTTCGTTGCCAAGAATGCCGAATTCCAGGCGATGGTCTCGGATATCGCCAAGGCGGCGCTTGGCGTCGACGATCTCGAGGCGCTGAAAGCGGCCGATCTCGGCGGCAAGTCGGTGGCCGACACGCTGACCGACAAGATCGCCACCGTCGGCGAGAACATGACCCTGCGCCGGATGGCCCGGATCGAGGGCGAGCAGGTCGTGGCCTACGTCCATAACGCGGCGACCGAGGGCATGGGCAAGATCGGCGTCCTGGTCGCAATGAGCGGCGGCGACGAGGCCTTCGGGCGTCAGGTGGCGATGCATGTCGCCGCGGTGAACCCGGCGGCGCTGTCCGAGGCCGATATGGATCCGGCCGTGCTCGAGAAGGAACTTGCGGTTCAGACCGCCAAGGCGCTGGACGAGAATGCCACCGCCGCCAAGCCGAAACCCGAGGCGGTGATCACCAACAACATCATTCCCGGCCGGATGAAGAAATTCATCTCGGAATCGACGCTGATGGGTCAGGCTTTCGTGGTGAACCCCGACCTGACCGTCGAGGCCGCGGCCCAGGCCGCCGGCGCCACCATCACCGGCTTTGTCCGGCTTGAGGTCGGCGAAGGCATCGAGAAGGCCGAGGAAGATTTCGCGGCCGAAGTGGCGAAGGTCGTCCAGGGCTGA
- a CDS encoding patatin-like phospholipase family protein — MTTRRINLALQGGGAHGAFTWGVLDRLLQDPEIEIAAISGASAGAMNGAAVKAGLVSGGHQTARETLDWFWQQVGAVGDMRLTSWMAAFLPGAGAVAQFMEQAMPVSLIDAASRSVSPYALGPFYRNPLERVVRRLDFGRVCARAEPLLFVGATNVRTGKVRIFKGDEINSDVLLASACLPTLFQAVEIDDPATGRTEAYWDGGYTGNPALFPLFAPELPEDIVVVSINPMERDEVPTTPQDIQNRINEISFNSSLLRELRSISQLQELIDEGRIDPGPLKLPRIHMISDDRLMNSLNIVTKLMPSPIVLAELKAAGQAAAERFLCEVKPNLQKASSVDLRRICADG; from the coding sequence ATGACAACCCGGCGCATCAATCTGGCGCTGCAGGGCGGGGGCGCGCATGGCGCCTTCACCTGGGGCGTCCTCGACCGGCTGCTGCAGGACCCCGAGATCGAGATCGCCGCGATCTCGGGCGCCTCGGCCGGCGCGATGAACGGTGCGGCGGTCAAGGCCGGGCTCGTTTCCGGCGGACATCAGACCGCGCGCGAGACACTCGACTGGTTCTGGCAACAGGTCGGCGCGGTCGGCGACATGCGGCTGACCAGCTGGATGGCGGCCTTCCTGCCCGGCGCGGGCGCGGTGGCGCAATTCATGGAACAGGCGATGCCGGTCTCGCTGATCGACGCCGCCAGCCGCTCGGTCAGCCCCTATGCGCTGGGGCCGTTCTATCGCAACCCGCTGGAGCGGGTCGTGCGCCGGCTGGATTTCGGGCGCGTCTGCGCCCGGGCCGAGCCGCTTCTGTTCGTCGGCGCCACCAATGTGCGGACCGGCAAGGTGCGGATCTTCAAGGGCGACGAGATCAACAGCGACGTTCTGCTGGCCTCGGCCTGCCTGCCGACCCTGTTCCAGGCGGTCGAGATCGACGACCCCGCGACTGGCCGGACCGAGGCCTATTGGGATGGCGGCTATACCGGCAACCCGGCGCTCTTTCCGCTCTTCGCACCGGAACTGCCCGAGGATATCGTCGTGGTGTCGATCAACCCGATGGAACGCGACGAGGTCCCGACCACGCCGCAGGACATCCAGAACCGCATCAACGAGATCAGCTTCAACTCTTCGCTCTTGCGCGAGTTGCGGTCGATCTCGCAGCTTCAGGAGCTTATCGACGAAGGCCGGATCGATCCCGGCCCGCTGAAGCTGCCGCGCATTCACATGATCTCGGATGACCGGCTGATGAACAGCCTCAACATCGTCACCAAGCTGATGCCGAGCCCGATCGTTCTGGCCGAACTCAAGGCGGCCGGTCAGGCGGCGGCCGAGCGCTTCCTGTGCGAGGTCAAGCCCAACCTGCAGAAGGCCAGCAGCGTCGATCTCAGGCGGATCTGTGCGGATGGCTGA
- a CDS encoding class I adenylate-forming enzyme family protein — MHAIFDEGASAPCPAPFNLAAYVLAPAALSPEKVALAIIGPHGAERWSYARLEAAVRGLAAGLLEMGLPEGGRVLLRLGNGVEFPIGYLAAIAAGLVPVPTSAMLTRTEIGKLAAEIEPVAILAGPNVALPDDCPAPVLDIKAQRGFYDHAPADYVQGAPDRPAYIVYTSGSSGQPRGVIHAHRAIWARRMMWEGWYGLCPEDRLLHAGAFNWTYTLGTGLLDPWTIGATALIPAPGVLPGELPLLLRRFDATLFAAAPGVYRQMLKKHPQIVLPKLRHGLSAGEKMPEATRAAWREATGTFVYEALGMSECSTFVSGSPARPAPLPASGYPQAGRRIAVLGPDNTPVARGEPGQLAVSNRDPGLMLGYLKAEAETRARFEGEWFLTGDMVEMAEDGAITYLGRGDDMLNAGGVRVSPLEVERALMEHPEIHEVAATEIAVKADTTVIAAFYTGTPQDEAGLAAFAAERLARYKQPRLYIHLDALPKTPNGKLNRRLIRQTHEAALGPA, encoded by the coding sequence ATGCATGCGATCTTCGATGAGGGCGCGTCTGCGCCCTGCCCCGCCCCGTTCAACCTGGCCGCATATGTGCTGGCCCCGGCCGCGCTTTCTCCGGAAAAGGTGGCGCTGGCCATCATCGGCCCGCATGGCGCCGAGCGCTGGTCCTATGCCCGGCTCGAAGCGGCCGTGCGCGGTCTGGCCGCGGGCCTTCTGGAAATGGGCCTGCCCGAGGGCGGGCGCGTCCTGCTGCGGCTCGGCAACGGGGTCGAATTCCCGATCGGCTATCTCGCCGCCATCGCCGCAGGGCTGGTGCCGGTGCCGACCTCGGCGATGCTGACCCGGACCGAGATCGGCAAGCTTGCCGCCGAGATCGAGCCCGTGGCGATCCTTGCCGGGCCGAATGTGGCGCTGCCCGACGACTGCCCGGCGCCGGTGCTCGACATAAAGGCCCAGAGGGGCTTCTACGATCATGCGCCCGCCGATTATGTGCAGGGCGCCCCGGACCGGCCGGCCTATATCGTCTACACCTCGGGCAGCTCGGGCCAGCCACGCGGCGTGATCCATGCCCATCGCGCGATCTGGGCGCGGCGAATGATGTGGGAGGGCTGGTACGGGCTCTGCCCCGAGGACCGGCTGCTCCATGCCGGGGCCTTCAACTGGACCTATACGCTTGGCACCGGTCTTCTCGACCCCTGGACCATCGGCGCGACCGCGCTGATCCCGGCGCCGGGGGTGCTGCCGGGCGAGCTGCCGCTTCTGCTGCGCCGCTTCGATGCGACGCTCTTTGCCGCCGCGCCGGGCGTCTACCGCCAGATGCTGAAAAAGCATCCGCAGATCGTGCTGCCGAAGCTGCGCCACGGGCTGTCCGCGGGCGAGAAGATGCCCGAAGCCACCCGCGCCGCCTGGCGCGAGGCGACCGGCACCTTCGTCTATGAGGCACTCGGCATGTCCGAATGCTCGACCTTCGTCTCGGGCAGCCCCGCGCGGCCCGCCCCGCTTCCCGCCTCGGGCTATCCGCAGGCCGGGCGCCGCATCGCCGTTCTGGGCCCCGACAATACCCCCGTCGCGCGCGGCGAGCCGGGCCAGCTGGCGGTCTCGAACCGCGATCCGGGGCTGATGCTGGGCTATCTCAAGGCCGAGGCCGAGACCCGTGCGCGCTTCGAGGGCGAATGGTTCCTGACCGGCGACATGGTCGAGATGGCCGAGGACGGCGCCATCACCTATCTGGGGCGCGGCGACGACATGCTGAATGCGGGCGGGGTCCGGGTCTCGCCGCTCGAGGTCGAACGCGCGCTGATGGAGCATCCCGAGATCCACGAGGTCGCCGCGACCGAGATCGCGGTCAAGGCCGACACCACCGTCATCGCCGCCTTCTATACCGGCACGCCGCAGGACGAGGCCGGGCTTGCCGCCTTTGCCGCCGAGCGGCTGGCCCGCTACAAGCAGCCCCGGCTATACATCCATCTCGACGCGTTGCCGAAGACCCCGAACGGCAAGCTGAACCGCCGCCTGATCCGGCAGACCCATGAGGCTGCGCTTGGTCCGGCTTGA
- a CDS encoding extracellular solute-binding protein: MTAIHQRAARAAGIAFTMILSTILSAGQTPAGPPAHGIAMYGAPALPPDFASLPYVNPDAPRGGRIVLGETGSFDSLNPFILKGTPPWALAHESYESLLGRSWDEPFTLYGLLAETVETGPDRNWVEFTLRPGARFSDGSPVTVEDVLWSVETLGRIGHPRYRNGHDKIARAEAVGPRRVRFTFNAPDRELPLILGLKPILKKAQWQGRDFAQSGLEPPIGSGPYVIASAEPGRQVTLRRNPDYWGRDLPFNRGQHNFDEIRHDYYADGAALFSALKAGEVDVFRETNEAKWQTAYDFPAIRSGAILRADIPHGRPSGIAGLAMNTRRALFSDWRVRDAMVLAFNFEFINQTMTGSALPRITSYFSNSELGMRPGPAEGKVRALLAPFADTLLPGALEGYALPVSDGRPQNRRNLRAALERLAEAGWRVGRDGVLRNAEGRPFRFEILLPQGATDSTRIVTLFADALQRLGAEVRVTEVDTAQYVQRTTSYDFDMTFYTRALSLSPGNEQWLYWGSAGVEVPGTGNWMGIDSPAAEAMIRTLLGAEERSDFVAAVRALDRVLTTGRYVIPIWYAPQSHLAHSARLHYPARIPVYGDWVGFLPDVWWSEEN, from the coding sequence ATGACAGCCATCCACCAGCGCGCAGCCCGAGCCGCGGGAATCGCGTTTACTATGATTCTCTCCACGATTCTCTCTGCCGGGCAGACCCCCGCCGGGCCCCCTGCCCATGGCATCGCCATGTATGGCGCACCGGCCCTGCCACCCGATTTTGCGTCCCTGCCCTATGTCAATCCCGACGCCCCCAGGGGCGGCCGGATCGTGCTGGGCGAGACCGGCAGCTTCGACAGCCTCAATCCCTTCATCCTGAAAGGCACCCCGCCCTGGGCGCTGGCGCATGAAAGCTATGAAAGCCTCCTGGGCCGGTCCTGGGACGAACCCTTCACGCTTTACGGCCTGCTTGCCGAAACCGTCGAGACCGGCCCGGATCGGAACTGGGTCGAATTCACCCTGCGCCCCGGGGCGCGGTTCTCGGATGGCAGCCCGGTCACGGTCGAGGATGTGCTCTGGTCGGTCGAGACGCTGGGCCGGATCGGCCATCCGCGGTATCGCAACGGCCATGACAAGATCGCCCGGGCCGAGGCGGTGGGGCCGCGCCGCGTCCGCTTCACCTTCAACGCGCCCGACCGCGAACTGCCCTTGATCCTCGGGCTCAAGCCGATCCTGAAGAAGGCGCAATGGCAGGGCCGCGACTTCGCGCAAAGCGGGCTGGAGCCCCCGATCGGCAGCGGGCCCTATGTGATCGCCTCGGCCGAGCCCGGGCGCCAGGTCACGCTCAGGCGCAACCCCGACTACTGGGGCCGCGATCTGCCCTTCAACCGCGGCCAGCACAATTTCGACGAGATCCGCCACGACTATTACGCCGACGGCGCGGCGCTGTTCTCGGCGCTGAAGGCGGGCGAGGTCGATGTCTTCCGCGAGACCAACGAGGCCAAGTGGCAGACCGCCTACGACTTTCCGGCGATCCGCTCGGGCGCGATCCTGCGTGCCGACATCCCGCATGGACGGCCCTCGGGCATTGCCGGGCTGGCGATGAACACACGCCGCGCGCTTTTCTCCGACTGGCGGGTGCGCGATGCGATGGTGCTGGCCTTCAACTTCGAGTTCATCAACCAGACCATGACCGGCAGCGCCCTGCCCCGGATCACCTCGTATTTCTCGAATTCCGAACTCGGCATGCGGCCCGGCCCGGCCGAGGGCAAGGTGCGCGCGCTGCTCGCCCCCTTTGCCGATACGCTCCTGCCCGGCGCGCTCGAGGGCTATGCCCTGCCGGTCTCGGACGGACGGCCGCAGAACCGGCGGAACCTGCGCGCGGCCCTCGAGCGGCTGGCAGAGGCGGGCTGGAGGGTCGGCCGCGACGGGGTTTTGCGCAATGCCGAGGGCCGGCCCTTCCGCTTCGAGATCCTGCTGCCGCAGGGGGCGACGGACAGCACGCGGATCGTCACGCTCTTTGCCGATGCGTTGCAGCGTCTTGGCGCCGAGGTCCGCGTGACCGAGGTCGATACCGCGCAATATGTCCAGCGCACCACCAGCTATGATTTCGACATGACCTTCTACACCCGGGCGCTGTCGCTCTCGCCGGGCAACGAGCAATGGCTCTACTGGGGCTCGGCCGGGGTAGAGGTCCCCGGCACCGGCAACTGGATGGGGATCGACAGCCCTGCCGCCGAGGCGATGATCCGGACCCTGCTGGGCGCGGAGGAGCGCAGCGATTTCGTGGCGGCCGTGCGGGCGCTCGACCGGGTGCTGACGACGGGGCGCTACGTGATCCCGATCTGGTATGCGCCGCAGTCCCATCTTGCCCATTCCGCAAGGCTGCATTACCCGGCCCGCATTCCGGTTTATGGTGACTGGGTCGGCTTCCTGCCGGATGTCTGGTGGTCAGAGGAGAACTGA
- a CDS encoding helix-turn-helix domain-containing protein — MADEREHSLIRIIRAESEAQAAEPLDLGRRVRELRTEKGWTLEQAARHAGLARSTLSKIENDQMSPTYDALKKLATGLGVSVPQLFTPMRGARAGGRMAVTRTGEGAAHATATYEHELMAGALARKRMMPYRTRIRARDVGEFDGWVRHEGEEFLYVLTGVVRLYTEFYAPVDMRRGDSAYYDAAMGHNVVSISQEDATILWVTSVE, encoded by the coding sequence ATGGCCGATGAGCGCGAACATAGCCTGATCCGGATCATCCGTGCCGAGAGCGAGGCGCAAGCCGCCGAGCCTCTCGATCTGGGGCGTCGGGTACGTGAATTGCGTACCGAGAAGGGCTGGACGCTGGAACAGGCCGCCCGCCATGCCGGGCTTGCGCGCTCGACCCTGTCGAAGATCGAGAACGACCAGATGTCGCCGACCTATGACGCGCTCAAGAAGCTTGCCACCGGGCTGGGCGTGTCCGTGCCGCAGCTGTTCACGCCGATGCGCGGCGCCCGGGCGGGCGGGCGGATGGCGGTGACGCGCACCGGCGAGGGCGCGGCCCATGCCACTGCCACCTACGAGCACGAGCTGATGGCGGGGGCGCTGGCGCGCAAGCGGATGATGCCCTACCGGACCCGGATCCGCGCCCGCGATGTCGGCGAGTTCGACGGCTGGGTGCGGCATGAGGGCGAGGAATTCCTCTATGTGCTGACCGGGGTCGTGCGCCTCTATACCGAGTTCTATGCCCCCGTGGACATGCGGCGTGGCGACAGCGCCTATTACGACGCGGCGATGGGGCATAACGTGGTCTCGATCAGCCAGGAGGATGCGACGATCCTCTGGGTGACCTCGGTCGAGTGA
- a CDS encoding entericidin, EcnA/B family, with translation MTRLLFITLALALASCSTVEGVGKDISAGARTVRNAL, from the coding sequence ATGACACGACTGCTTTTCATCACGCTTGCGCTGGCGCTGGCGAGCTGTTCCACCGTCGAGGGCGTGGGCAAGGACATCTCGGCCGGGGCCCGCACCGTGCGCAACGCGCTCTGA
- a CDS encoding diguanylate cyclase produces MASEGQRPRKTLTIRLLGLAILIAIGLGLLQNLIDPPEDSAAALHLLPAVGFSLFGGLFLLGRRAPGLRRPGRILACIVALLATARLFEAASPGWARIIGHPLLADSLERIAPQGLLSVETAFVLAMLNMALLAEAHQRQTALLFIAAAWVGTTMGMLKLAFNLTIWRGEMSPYALAIMILVCSAQTLNLRDQPLLRPLFARTSYGTYTRALVSGALLVPWISGFLYVLNVRPDPASHLALELAFGFIGWIMLALVLAIGHLMEKSSLALEYAARHDPLTGALNRRGLSVALSERTEVRGVVLFDLDHFKTVNDMLGHDAGDRLLCNIAQVVTRSLGDSDLLVRWGGEEFLLVMTSSAEVLLVQMAERLRRTIAAQASMRIGAMPYPVSASFGVSMVRPGDDGIGSAIRRADKALYAAKIRGRNRVVSAASLEEADSDPLSAATQRSDEATPPRLAS; encoded by the coding sequence ATGGCAAGCGAAGGCCAGAGGCCTCGAAAGACCCTGACGATCCGGCTTCTGGGCCTGGCCATTCTTATCGCGATCGGTCTGGGGCTGCTGCAGAACCTGATCGATCCGCCCGAAGACAGTGCGGCCGCGCTGCATCTTCTTCCGGCGGTCGGATTTTCCCTATTCGGAGGGCTCTTTTTGCTCGGCCGCCGCGCGCCCGGCCTGCGCCGCCCCGGTCGGATTCTGGCTTGCATCGTCGCACTGCTGGCAACCGCACGGCTGTTCGAAGCCGCCAGTCCCGGCTGGGCCCGGATCATCGGGCACCCCTTGCTTGCAGACAGCCTGGAGAGAATCGCACCGCAGGGCCTTCTCTCGGTCGAAACCGCCTTCGTGCTGGCGATGCTCAATATGGCGCTGCTGGCGGAAGCGCATCAACGCCAGACGGCGCTCTTGTTTATTGCAGCGGCCTGGGTCGGCACCACCATGGGCATGCTCAAGCTCGCCTTCAACCTCACGATCTGGCGCGGAGAGATGTCTCCCTATGCGCTGGCGATCATGATCCTGGTCTGTTCGGCCCAGACGCTGAACCTGCGGGATCAGCCCTTGCTGCGGCCGCTCTTCGCCCGCACCAGCTATGGGACCTATACCCGTGCACTTGTAAGCGGGGCGCTGCTCGTGCCCTGGATATCGGGGTTTCTCTACGTCCTCAACGTGCGCCCCGATCCGGCCAGCCATCTTGCGCTGGAGCTGGCCTTCGGCTTCATCGGCTGGATCATGCTGGCGCTGGTGCTGGCGATCGGCCATCTGATGGAGAAATCCAGCCTCGCGCTCGAATACGCCGCCCGGCACGATCCTCTGACCGGGGCGTTGAACCGGCGCGGCCTGTCGGTGGCGCTGAGCGAGCGCACCGAGGTCCGTGGCGTCGTGCTGTTCGATCTCGACCACTTCAAGACGGTCAATGACATGCTGGGTCATGACGCGGGCGACAGGTTGCTCTGCAACATCGCGCAGGTCGTCACCCGCTCGCTCGGCGACAGCGATCTTCTTGTGCGCTGGGGCGGCGAGGAATTTCTTCTGGTGATGACCAGTTCTGCCGAGGTGCTTCTGGTGCAGATGGCGGAACGGCTGCGCCGGACCATTGCCGCCCAGGCGTCGATGCGGATCGGGGCCATGCCCTATCCGGTCAGCGCCTCCTTCGGGGTCAGCATGGTCAGGCCCGGCGACGACGGTATCGGGTCGGCCATCCGCCGCGCCGACAAGGCGCTTTACGCCGCCAAGATCCGCGGCCGCAACCGCGTCGTGTCGGCCGCCTCCCTTGAAGAGGCCGACAGCGATCCCCTCTCCGCCGCCACCCAGAGGAGCGACGAGGCGACGCCGCCGCGTCTGGCCTCGTGA
- a CDS encoding DUF502 domain-containing protein — translation MFEPKDPSAEPADPQDPQPRKFWRGVLARLRNNFLAGLVVIAPVGLTVWLIWTVTGWIDGFVLPFVPQKFQPEQYIGIDIRGLGVIFFLVFTLVVGWMAKGMIGRSFIGWGERVVGQMPVIRSVYNGLKQIAETVFAQTETSFDRVVLIQYPRPGLWAIAFVSTNAKGEIRRLVPADDPILSVFLPTTPNPTSGFLLFVPQSEVIELEMSVEEAAKMVISAGLVSPEDPQVLAAAAAAAPRALQQATRRTRDREKIGA, via the coding sequence ATGTTCGAACCCAAAGATCCCTCCGCCGAACCGGCCGATCCGCAGGACCCGCAACCGCGCAAGTTCTGGCGCGGCGTGCTGGCCAGGCTGCGCAACAACTTTCTGGCCGGTCTGGTGGTGATCGCCCCGGTCGGGCTGACCGTCTGGCTGATCTGGACCGTGACCGGCTGGATCGACGGCTTCGTGCTGCCCTTCGTGCCGCAGAAGTTCCAGCCCGAGCAATATATCGGCATCGATATCCGTGGCCTCGGCGTGATCTTCTTCCTCGTCTTCACGCTTGTCGTCGGCTGGATGGCCAAGGGCATGATCGGACGTTCGTTCATCGGCTGGGGCGAGCGGGTCGTGGGCCAGATGCCGGTGATCCGCTCGGTCTATAACGGGCTCAAGCAGATCGCCGAGACCGTCTTCGCCCAGACCGAGACCAGTTTCGACCGCGTCGTCCTGATTCAGTATCCGCGACCGGGGCTCTGGGCCATCGCCTTCGTCTCGACCAATGCCAAGGGCGAGATCCGGCGGCTGGTCCCGGCCGATGACCCGATCCTGTCGGTGTTCCTGCCGACCACGCCCAACCCGACCTCGGGCTTTCTTCTCTTCGTGCCGCAGAGCGAGGTGATCGAGCTTGAGATGAGCGTCGAGGAAGCCGCCAAGATGGTGATCTCGGCCGGGCTCGTCTCGCCCGAGGACCCGCAGGTTCTGGCCGCCGCAGCAGCTGCTGCTCCGCGCGCGCTGCAGCAGGCGACACGGCGAACGCGCGATCGCGAGAAGATCGGCGCCTGA
- the rpsB gene encoding 30S ribosomal protein S2, whose product MALPDFSMRQLLEAGVHFGHQTQRWNPRMAPYIYGDRNGIHIVDLTQTVPMLDQALNVIRDTVARGGRILFVGTKRQAQKSVAEAAEKCAQYYMNHRWLGGTLTNWKTVSQSIKRLNEIDERMVAGAEGLTKKERLHMEREQIKLQASLGGIREMGGLPDLLFVIDVRKEDLAILEARKLGIPVVAVVDTNCSPEGVDYIIPGNDDAARAIQLYCDLVSRAALDGMSAQMNAAGVDLGALEAAPVEELLADARAEGEA is encoded by the coding sequence ATGGCGCTTCCCGATTTCTCCATGCGTCAGCTGCTGGAAGCTGGCGTTCACTTCGGTCACCAAACCCAGCGGTGGAACCCCCGCATGGCGCCCTATATCTATGGCGACCGCAATGGCATCCACATCGTCGACCTGACCCAGACCGTCCCGATGCTGGACCAGGCGCTGAACGTGATCCGCGATACCGTGGCGCGTGGCGGCCGCATCCTCTTCGTCGGCACCAAGCGGCAGGCGCAGAAATCGGTGGCAGAGGCGGCCGAGAAATGCGCGCAATACTACATGAACCACCGCTGGCTCGGCGGCACGCTGACCAACTGGAAGACCGTCTCGCAGTCGATCAAGCGTCTGAACGAGATCGACGAGCGCATGGTTGCCGGCGCCGAGGGCCTGACCAAGAAGGAACGGCTGCACATGGAGCGCGAGCAGATCAAGCTGCAGGCGTCTCTGGGCGGCATCCGCGAAATGGGCGGTCTGCCGGACCTTCTGTTCGTGATCGACGTGCGCAAGGAAGATCTGGCGATCCTCGAAGCCCGCAAGCTGGGCATTCCGGTGGTCGCCGTGGTCGACACCAACTGCTCGCCCGAGGGCGTGGACTACATCATCCCTGGCAATGACGATGCGGCCCGTGCGATCCAGCTTTACTGCGATCTGGTCAGCCGTGCCGCGCTTGACGGCATGAGCGCGCAGATGAATGCCGCCGGCGTCGATCTCGGTGCGCTGGAAGCGGCGCCGGTCGAGGAACTGCTGGCCGACGCCCGGGCCGAGGGAGAGGCCTGA
- a CDS encoding 3-hydroxybutyrate dehydrogenase codes for MSLSGKVAIVTGSNSGIGLGVAHELARAGADVVLNSFTDRDEDHKLAEDMAAQHGVKVRYIKADMSKGEECRALIESAGACDVLVNNAGIQHVARIEEFPVEKWDAILAINLSSAFHTTAAALPMMRKAGWGRIVNIASAHGLTASPFKSAYVAAKHGIVGFTKVTALETAEEPITCNAICPGYVLTPLVEAQIPDQMKTHDMDRETVIREVMLDRQPSKEFATVEEIGGTAVFLCSDAAKQITGTTISVDGGWTAL; via the coding sequence ATGTCGCTTTCCGGAAAAGTCGCCATCGTCACCGGCTCGAATTCGGGCATCGGGCTTGGTGTCGCGCATGAGCTGGCCCGGGCCGGGGCCGATGTCGTTCTGAACTCGTTCACCGACCGTGACGAGGATCACAAGCTGGCCGAAGACATGGCCGCACAGCACGGGGTGAAGGTCCGCTACATCAAGGCCGACATGTCGAAGGGCGAGGAGTGCCGTGCGCTGATCGAGAGCGCCGGGGCCTGCGATGTCCTGGTCAACAATGCGGGCATCCAGCATGTCGCCCGGATCGAGGAATTTCCGGTCGAGAAATGGGACGCGATCCTTGCCATCAATCTCAGCTCGGCCTTCCACACCACCGCCGCGGCGCTGCCGATGATGCGCAAGGCGGGCTGGGGACGGATCGTCAACATCGCCTCGGCCCATGGCCTGACCGCGAGCCCCTTCAAGAGCGCCTATGTCGCGGCCAAGCACGGCATCGTGGGCTTCACCAAGGTCACCGCGCTCGAGACCGCCGAAGAGCCCATCACCTGCAACGCGATCTGTCCGGGCTATGTGCTGACGCCGCTGGTCGAGGCGCAGATCCCCGATCAGATGAAGACGCATGACATGGACCGCGAGACGGTGATCCGCGAGGTGATGCTGGATCGCCAGCCCTCGAAGGAATTCGCGACCGTCGAAGAGATCGGCGGCACGGCCGTGTTCCTCTGTTCGGATGCGGCGAAACAGATCACCGGCACGACGATCAGTGTCGATGGCGGCTGGACCGCGCTGTGA